Below is a window of Ahaetulla prasina isolate Xishuangbanna chromosome 1, ASM2864084v1, whole genome shotgun sequence DNA.
cATTCCTCTAAAAAAAATAGATCAGATATCCCCTGCTGAAGTTGAGGAACTGGCATTAGTGCTAAATGCAATCTgatgaatgagaaaaaaaatattgtgagatAGAGTGACTGCTAAAACATGTCTTCTAATGAAGGAAGAAATAACATAGATAGAAGCCGTGCATGGAACAGTTTACTCTACTCGATTCATCTCTCATTTgttgtgtgagtgagagagactTTTCACTACATCTGTGCATCCCCTTATCAGACTTTTAAGAAAAAAGATATTACCATATGCATGTTTATGCTTCTCTGGGCTTTTTTGTTTAATACAGAGAGAAATTTGCTGAGCGATTTTTGCATATCGTTTAATTGTGTGCCATAAATGGAATCTTCGTGTGGGAATGTAGCGTCTTGAGAATATATGCAgagaaaagtaataataaaaataagaaatttctATGGTAGCAAGTTAGCAGGAATCTTAGCATTACAATGTAATTTTGATACTTTATGACTGAATTGCTGAATTGGTTTATTGTTTAAATAAATGACTTTTTAATTTACTTACTAGTCTTACATGCCCTGGATGGTCTCATAAACACCTGCCATAGACCTGGTTTACCTGTTCATGGAATGGCTAACCACAGAACACCCAGTGGTTCTCTTTTCTTCTGCtctcctttttcttgtttttgggcagttgaataataataaaataagaaatttCTATGGTAGCAAGTTAGCAGGAATCTCAGCATTACAATGTAATTTTTGATACTTTATGACTGAATTGCTGAATTGGTTTATTGTTTAAATAAATGACTTTTTAATTTACTTACTAGTCTTACATGCCCTGGATGGTCTCATAAACACCTGCCATAGACCTGGTTTACCTGTTCATGGAATGGCTAACCACAGAACACCCAGTGGTTCTCTTTTCTTCTGCtctcctttttcttgtttttgggCAGCTGGAAACATTTTTCACACAAAGCACTGCCCTGGCTGCTTCTACTTTCTAAGTATGTCTTAGAAGAGAAAGCTCTCTGTTATCCTTGAAAATCAAGGCATTAGAGGGCTGGTGCTttcctttatagcaggggtgtcaaactcaaggccctcgggctgcatccagcccgtgagctgcttaaatctggcctgtggggccggcctggaaatagcaaaggaccagcccgcagtgcctctgccacatACAGCCCCTATGcggcctgttttcggcctccccagcctccagcagcactctgctggccaaaaatgggccgttCCACATGGCTCGTTTTTGGgcggcagagtgctgctggaggccgggGAGCCCGatcttgtattatcatgttatttatgctattgtgtttttattattagttgaataataataaaaatacaatagtataagTAGCTTTTCTGcttggaaaagcaatttactattaaacaataggaaataaaaagtttagtggtgtatgaagaataagtaataaatttTTGCCAGTAATAATtggtagaagagataggaaaatggatatagtaaagaactgtggaaagaaagaaggggaaaaattgcatcttgagcctgtgtcaaatgcccaccctggccatggccACAACCCGgctctccgaggtcaaacacaacctgatgcggccctcaatgaaattgagtggtTTCTTTTCTATAGGCATTGCATAATGTAACCCAGATCAGCAGAAGTGAAATTTGAATGTATTGAGTCTACGCTGATTAAAGTCTGTGTTTCTTTTACACTAGAAACTACACTTCATTTGCTTCTGCAAATTCAGATAAATCAATGCACATCAAATCACCAATGGCTTTTGTTAAAGTGAATAGTTGCACATTTAGTTCAGTATAGCTGCCTATAACGACCTCGTATAATCAGAATTTGCTATATTAGGTTTATTGaaaaaatattgattaaaaatcaatatataaaaaaatacaactgGAAATAAGTTTTCCTCAGAACATAAAATCCAGGAAAGATTGAATATagacatagattttttttctattgtatTTGCTTCTGTCTTCAGACTGGAATTTCTGCTAATTATATATAGTGATTTGTGCAGCAGTTTTGGGCCTAaatcccccatagtctttctaacctggtgtcttaaccactagaccaaactgctttCTTTATCTGCCTTCTCCCAATTTTATGAGGTCTGTTTCTCTTTTGGTGTTCCTCCCTCTGCCTTGTCTTTATTTCTCCCATAAAAAGATAAAGACTGCTTCCAGCATTTTGTGACAGGCCAGACTAAAAACTAGCCACCTTGTCCCCAGTAATAAAATTTATACTATGTTTTAAAATGTCAGATATGTCTACATATTCCATGAGGTTACTGACCTTTCTTTAGAAAGTGTGTAATTCAAACTTGCACATATTTTAATGGTGAGATAGCGCAGTAAAATTATGGAAACGTTTTTTGTCTAGGCAGCTGAGGTTCTACTTGCAATTAATTAGAGATACACAGGCAGCTTTCAAAGATATCTAAATGTCATCTGCTAATGTAATATGGAGACTGATAGAACTTATGTAGCATAAATCTAACATCTCCAGGATAAAAGTTGGACATTCGAAGGTATATGTGATAGTGCTGTTAGTTTAATGTTTATACTGCAAAATTCTGTAAGACATATTAACAAATTTATTCAGTTCCTCTAAGTATGTGTAACACAAGTCAGTTATTATGACACAATAGATTGACATTTTCTCCACTGGTTTATCTTGTCTAATGGGCTTCACTCCCTTATTGTTCCTATAAATAATGATGTCCTTATTTTAAGTGCACAAAAATCAAAAAGAGCGTGATCTAACTACCTGTCTTCTTTTGCAGCTTGTACTTCCAGAGTATCTCATCCATGCATTCTTCTGTGTCATGTTTTTGTGTGCAACAGAATGGCTTACACTGAGTCTTAATATGCCATTATTGGCTTACCACATTTGGAGGTAATTTTGAACATAGTTTGGTAAAGCTTTACTTGTAcagctttcatttttgtttttccatGTATTGCATTCTGTGTGAATTGTTCTGCAAGGATTTTCCTGTCCCTCAGATTTTGCTCTCCAATATTGCTTGGTCCACTGGGACAGATGAGAGGCCTTATTGAATTCTTTCCCCCTTCCTTACTTTTGGAAGATCCCGAGGGAAACAAGAGAAAGATAACAGTGTGTTGCATTCTTCTGCTATATCATCATCAGAGATGTTGTGATCTTGTTGTCATTGCTCATACTTAATACAGTTGCTTTGCACTTTTACTCCCAAAGAAACTGATACAAAACTTCATGTTTATATTTCCATTCAGCAACATGAAAGAGAGAGGGATCAGATCAGCACATTCAGAGGGATATTACCCATCTGCCAGATATTATAAGATACTATCTCTTTCTACTATTAGAAATCACCCCTTTTACATTCTTGCTTATCTCAGCTGCAGAGACCATAGGATGATCATAAAGGATGCTTCACTTAGATTTGAGATTTCATGTGTTTCATGAAACTTGTCTTATAGTTTGAGAGTGGCCAGTTTGATGTCAGAAACTGAATGTTGGCAGAGATAAACTGAACAGAGATTTTCCATTTCAATGGTGtatatttcattgagagccaatttggtgtagtgatttaggcaccagaatataaactgggaaactgggagttctagtactagtcccaccttaggcatgaaaccagatAGGTAACCTTGTGTCAGTTcagcctaggaagcaggcaatggcaaaccatttctgaaatcttgccaagaaaaccacagggACCTGTCCAAGTAGTCACCAAGATGACTTGAAGGAACCAATTTTTTTCCATTAACGCTGAATCAAGGAATTTGGAGTATGCGGAATAAATGCCAGCATAGAAAGCACTATAAGTATAATAATGGATGTAGTTTCTTGACAAGTAAACTCATTTTTcttgtggcttttaaaaaaaaacaccaattcaCTTTTTCAGGTATATGAGTAGGCCTGTAATGAGTGGACCAGGACTCTATGATCCCACAACCATTATGAATGCGGATATTTTAGCATATTGTCAGAAGGAAGGGTGGTGCAAACTAGCATTTTATCTTCTAtcctttttttactacctatatgGGTAAGTCatctgtttttaataaaaatgtctttGTGATAAGTAGTTTTAAAATCTCTGAGCATATTTAATGTTATAAGATTAAGTTATGACATTTTATAAAATGGTTTCCATGGTGAGGGTAGACAAGAATCACTTGCATTTTCataatatacattatataatcagtTGCAGTCACCTACATTATTTTCCAAGAAAGCTATATATTCCATGAGTAACAGAGACATATTAAATTTGAGACTAAAGCTCCGTTTCGTTGCATGGTGGTTCCCTAAGTAAGCACAGGCATAatgaaagggggaagggaagttGATGAATGCCCAACAGCATCTCGTTTGATTTATAccttattttatacattttatatatatattatttatttgctatttatatatatatatttatcaattTATACCTCTTAATTGAGCAGCTTAAGGTGGCACACCTAATTgtttcctcccattttcccctACAGCAGAAATCCTGTGTAACATAGATTGAAAATGGATCTGAGTCTCAGGTTCCAGTTCAAGCCCTTAAACcatgggtctgcaaacttggttcttttaaggcttgtggacttcaactctcagagttcctctggctgaggaactctgggagttgaagtccacaagtcttaaaagaaccaagtttgcagacccctacctTAAACTATAATACCATACTGACTCACTGTGTGGCACATTTTTGTTTCAGCAATAACAGGGTTATaggattcctgattcttttggaaTTCCTGATCCTGGAACAAGAGCCTCATTTACTGATGTTCAGAAAGCAAAGTATTTGTTCAGAAGTTGCTTACTAAATTGCTTTATTGAGGAATATGCTTTACTGTAGACAAAACCTGTTTTCActttcaaaaatgaaaataaaactctcgttattttaaatattaagacaattaaaattattttataataagttgggATTTGGTGTCAGAATAACATTAAGCACCAACAAGAGAATTAAATGATGAACAATTGCATTAATGTAATCTGGAGATGTGCACCCTCTTTAGTATAAAAGATATTTGCTTGGTTGATTTCTATATTATTAAGAATAAATCCCGCAAATAAAGCATTTATGATATGATGAAAACTAGTAATTAATGTTGGTGAATCACTGGAGCTTAAATAAGGACCATGACCATACATTTGGAACTGTCCATACTATTTTCAATATATCAGCTTGGAAGAGGAAAAACATGTCACCTTTTCTTGGCAGAGTTTTTTAATTGGCGTACTGCAATTATCATCATACTGTTACACAAGTGAGTCCAGTCTGGCTTTAAGTTTCTGTGGTAGGAGGGATACACCAGTAGAAATGTCTGGCCATAACCCTAGTCAGCCCAGTGGTGAAGCTTAAAGGTTGGTTACTAGTTATCCATCTCCAATGAAACAGAACAAAcatttaacaaatatatatatatattatttttttattcttttctttccaaCAGCATGATTTATGTTTTGGTGAGCTCCTAAAGAATGATGTACAGCAGACTTGATTCCAGCAAAGTGCATGCAGAAAAGCCATAAAGCAAAGGATTATCTTTGAAGAAGAAACTGGTATAAAGATTTAGCTATGGAATCTCATGATCATAGTAATAGTAGAAGGAAAAGGCTCTTCTCTTCTACTGTTTTCTCCCGTCCAAAAGCAACTAGTCTTTAATACTCATGGACAGACTTTTTCAATTGGGATATTTAAAGTGGCAAGAATTACATAAAAATTAATGTAACACAACTGCCTCTGGCTTTTGGACAGTTTTATTCCTGCCTTCCATAAGGATCAGTTGTATCTTCAGTAAAAAATGTGAAAATTACTGTCCTTAGTATGAGGATTTCCCCCGTTTTGTTTACTGGACTTTATAGTGGCTTATTTGGATAATGGACTTCATTCCCCGTCAATTGTAGTCAACATTTCTAAAACACTGAATGCTTTTCTGTATGTTATCTCTTAGGTAACCTCTGTGTGTCACGTAGATGAATACATAAGTACA
It encodes the following:
- the CNIH1 gene encoding protein cornichon homolog 1; the protein is MAFTFAAFCYMLALLLTAALIFFAIWHIIAFDELKTDYKNPIDQCNTLNPLVLPEYLIHAFFCVMFLCATEWLTLSLNMPLLAYHIWRYMSRPVMSGPGLYDPTTIMNADILAYCQKEGWCKLAFYLLSFFYYLYGMIYVLVSS